Proteins from a single region of Gasterosteus aculeatus chromosome 20, fGasAcu3.hap1.1, whole genome shotgun sequence:
- the LOC144389685 gene encoding sialic acid-binding Ig-like lectin 14 isoform X2: protein MDSVKWPMLFVCLCFRVTQTIDPSWKVKVPSSVKGLPGSCVFIPCSFNYPDTNNRITAFLGMWIIAGGSSIIYHPDESKMIKEFQGRTELLGDVRQKNCSLKIDPLKSSDSGPFFFRIEMKGYANGSYTEQTSITMMSVLNDITFTVKEDLMEGQTVVASCSVPHSCPTSPPDFTWSRPGKQHFQPRQLDDGQWTATSTLHFLPTRADHNKLLRCNVTYKGGQSQKAEKLLRVKYAPVNVNVEHKSDVMEGEAVPLNCSCDAHPPASYQWHDKTGAILHEGNAYMLPNVSRHTGALFCTAINDIGEKNQTPCCSMYMPEIKTASSCSSEADMVKCVCIAESQPVSMIHFVLSDRVLPRVKVEQHGTVTIGTLHAEFGSSRVVLCVANNTLGNANITLSLPVNCTMQNLYIVIASAAAGILVTVLIAVSVFIKCKGKFANAQTRHIVPEKTDKDMALPHCSATKRKEKRYEDVHSDDIFDNDHLYGNVETDCDDAIYANM from the exons ATGGATTCTGTCAAGTGGCCGATGCTTTTTGTGTGCCTTTGCTTTAGAG TTACTCAAACTATAGATCCATCTTGGAAAGTTAAGGTGCCATCCTCAGTTAAAGGTCTCCCCGGatcctgtgtgttcatcccCTGCTCGTTCAACTACCCAGATACAAACAATCGGATCACTGCGTTCTTGGGGATGTGGATCATCGCTGGTGGTTCATCGATCATTTATCACCCAGACGAGTCGAAAATGATCAAGGAGTTTCAGGGTCGAACAGAGCTGCTGGGAGACGTGAGACAGAAGAACTGTTCACTAAAGATTGATCCCCTTAAATCAAGTGACAgcgggcctttttttttcaggattgAAATGAAAGGCTACGCCAACGGGTCCTACACAGAGCAGACATCCATTACAATGATGA gTGTACTGAATGACATCACTTTCACTGTGAAGGAGGATTTAATGGAGGGTCAAACTGTGGTTGCGTCCTGCTCTGTTCCTCACTCCTGCCCAACTTCTCCACCTGACTTCACCTGGAGTCGTCCCGGAAAACAACATTTCCAACCACGGCAGCTGGACGATGGCCAGTGGACAGCGACATCGACTCTGCATTTCCTCCCTACCAGAGCTGATCACAACAAGCTCTTAAGATGCAACGTGACATACAAGGGAGGGCAGAGCCAAAAAGCAGAAAAGCTCCTCAGAGTAAAAT ATGCACCAGTGAATGTGAACGTTGAACACAAGTCAGATGTAATGGAGGGAGAAGCTGTGCCACTGAACTGCTCTTGTGATGCTCACCCTCCTGCCAGCTATCAGTGGCACGATAAAACCGGTGCTATACTGCATGAAGGAAATGCCTACATGCTGCCAAATGTCTCCAGACACACAGGAGCCCTGTTCTGTACTGCCATCAATGACATAggagaaaaaaatcaaaccccGTGCTGCTCAATGT ataTGCCTGAGATCAAGacggcctcctcctgctcttcagAGGCAGATATggtgaagtgtgtgtgcattgcaGAGTCCCAGCCCGTCAGTATGATCCATTTTGTGCTTTCTGACAGAGTCCTGCCAAGAGTGAAGGTAGAACAACATGGCACCGTGACCATCGGAACTCTGCATGCAGAGTTTGGATCTTCTCGTGTTGTTCTCTGTGTGGCCAACAACACGCTGGGCAATGCAAACATAACACTCTCTTTACCGGTTAACT GTACGATGCAGAATCTCTATATTGTCATTGCTTCCGCAGCAGCCGGGATTTTGGtgacggttttaatagctgtcaGCGTTTTTATAAAATG CAAGGGGAAATTTGCTAATGCACAAACACGTCACATCGTCCCTGAGAAGACGGACAAAGACATGGCGCTCCCTCACTGCTCTGCTACTAAAAG AAAAGAGAAGCGTTATGAAGATGTACATTCTGATGACATCTTTGACAATGATCATCTCTATGGCAACGTTGAG ACTGACTGCGATGACGCAATCTACGCAAATATGtaa
- the LOC144389685 gene encoding myelin-associated glycoprotein-like isoform X1 gives MDSVKWPMLFVCLCFRVTQTIDPSWKVKVPSSVKGLPGSCVFIPCSFNYPDTNNRITAFLGMWIIAGGSSIIYHPDESKMIKEFQGRTELLGDVRQKNCSLKIDPLKSSDSGPFFFRIEMKGYANGSYTEQTSITMMSVLNDITFTVKEDLMEGQTVVASCSVPHSCPTSPPDFTWSRPGKQHFQPRQLDDGQWTATSTLHFLPTRADHNKLLRCNVTYKGGQSQKAEKLLRVKYMPEIKTASSCSSEADMVKCVCIAESQPVSMIHFVLSDRVLPRVKVEQHGTVTIGTLHAEFGSSRVVLCVANNTLGNANITLSLPVNCTMQNLYIVIASAAAGILVTVLIAVSVFIKCKGKFANAQTRHIVPEKTDKDMALPHCSATKRKEKRYEDVHSDDIFDNDHLYGNVETDCDDAIYANM, from the exons ATGGATTCTGTCAAGTGGCCGATGCTTTTTGTGTGCCTTTGCTTTAGAG TTACTCAAACTATAGATCCATCTTGGAAAGTTAAGGTGCCATCCTCAGTTAAAGGTCTCCCCGGatcctgtgtgttcatcccCTGCTCGTTCAACTACCCAGATACAAACAATCGGATCACTGCGTTCTTGGGGATGTGGATCATCGCTGGTGGTTCATCGATCATTTATCACCCAGACGAGTCGAAAATGATCAAGGAGTTTCAGGGTCGAACAGAGCTGCTGGGAGACGTGAGACAGAAGAACTGTTCACTAAAGATTGATCCCCTTAAATCAAGTGACAgcgggcctttttttttcaggattgAAATGAAAGGCTACGCCAACGGGTCCTACACAGAGCAGACATCCATTACAATGATGA gTGTACTGAATGACATCACTTTCACTGTGAAGGAGGATTTAATGGAGGGTCAAACTGTGGTTGCGTCCTGCTCTGTTCCTCACTCCTGCCCAACTTCTCCACCTGACTTCACCTGGAGTCGTCCCGGAAAACAACATTTCCAACCACGGCAGCTGGACGATGGCCAGTGGACAGCGACATCGACTCTGCATTTCCTCCCTACCAGAGCTGATCACAACAAGCTCTTAAGATGCAACGTGACATACAAGGGAGGGCAGAGCCAAAAAGCAGAAAAGCTCCTCAGAGTAAAAT ataTGCCTGAGATCAAGacggcctcctcctgctcttcagAGGCAGATATggtgaagtgtgtgtgcattgcaGAGTCCCAGCCCGTCAGTATGATCCATTTTGTGCTTTCTGACAGAGTCCTGCCAAGAGTGAAGGTAGAACAACATGGCACCGTGACCATCGGAACTCTGCATGCAGAGTTTGGATCTTCTCGTGTTGTTCTCTGTGTGGCCAACAACACGCTGGGCAATGCAAACATAACACTCTCTTTACCGGTTAACT GTACGATGCAGAATCTCTATATTGTCATTGCTTCCGCAGCAGCCGGGATTTTGGtgacggttttaatagctgtcaGCGTTTTTATAAAATG CAAGGGGAAATTTGCTAATGCACAAACACGTCACATCGTCCCTGAGAAGACGGACAAAGACATGGCGCTCCCTCACTGCTCTGCTACTAAAAG AAAAGAGAAGCGTTATGAAGATGTACATTCTGATGACATCTTTGACAATGATCATCTCTATGGCAACGTTGAG ACTGACTGCGATGACGCAATCTACGCAAATATGtaa
- the LOC120808306 gene encoding uncharacterized protein LOC120808306 isoform X3 yields MLWKSLEGACKDLVDEMQKRTPNGPLVKQKMDQMFVLRRKEVVESEPAISTMVFMECSRIVGKNLKTEFYDSIDRHSPRLLELFGSKRGNVGQTNTTEPTECQRASYHPWGQPHRLLQSRL; encoded by the exons ATGCTGTGGAAGT CCCTGGAGGGTGCCTGTAAAGACTTGGTTGATGAAATGCAGAAGAGAACACCAAACGGACCTCTTGTGAAACAGAAAATGGATCAGATGTTTGttctgagaagaaaagaggtaGTGGAGTCGGAACCTGCCATAAGCACGATG GTCTTCATGGAGTGCAGCAGGATTGTGGGCAAGAACCTCAAGACGGAATTCTATGATAGCATTGACCGGCACAGTCCTCGTCTCCTCGAGTTATTTGGATCCAAGAGAGGGAATGTTGGACAGACCAAT ACTACAGAGCCAACTGAGTGTCAGAGGGCTTCCTATCATCCTTGGGGACAACCCCACAGACTTCTTCAAAGCAGGCTTT ga
- the LOC120808306 gene encoding uncharacterized protein LOC120808306 isoform X1 produces MLWKSLEGACKDLVDEMQKRTPNGPLVKQKMDQMFVLRRKEVVESEPAISTMVRRWPALFTQDQVFMECSRIVGKNLKTEFYDSIDRHSPRLLELFGSKRGNVGQTNESMMILFVTQTLGYFLLSVKVLCSHLPSISVQPR; encoded by the exons ATGCTGTGGAAGT CCCTGGAGGGTGCCTGTAAAGACTTGGTTGATGAAATGCAGAAGAGAACACCAAACGGACCTCTTGTGAAACAGAAAATGGATCAGATGTTTGttctgagaagaaaagaggtaGTGGAGTCGGAACCTGCCATAAGCACGATGGTGAGACGCTGGCCTGCCCTTTTCACTCAAGATCAA GTCTTCATGGAGTGCAGCAGGATTGTGGGCAAGAACCTCAAGACGGAATTCTATGATAGCATTGACCGGCACAGTCCTCGTCTCCTCGAGTTATTTGGATCCAAGAGAGGGAATGTTGGACAGACCAAT gaATCGATGATGATTCTTTTCGTGACCCAGACATTGGGATACTTCTTATTGAGCGTAAAGGTGCTGTGCTCACATCTTCCCAGCATCTCAGTCCAGCCTCGTTGA
- the LOC120808306 gene encoding uncharacterized protein LOC120808306 isoform X2 — MLWKSLEGACKDLVDEMQKRTPNGPLVKQKMDQMFVLRRKEVVESEPAISTMVFMECSRIVGKNLKTEFYDSIDRHSPRLLELFGSKRGNVGQTNESMMILFVTQTLGYFLLSVKVLCSHLPSISVQPR; from the exons ATGCTGTGGAAGT CCCTGGAGGGTGCCTGTAAAGACTTGGTTGATGAAATGCAGAAGAGAACACCAAACGGACCTCTTGTGAAACAGAAAATGGATCAGATGTTTGttctgagaagaaaagaggtaGTGGAGTCGGAACCTGCCATAAGCACGATG GTCTTCATGGAGTGCAGCAGGATTGTGGGCAAGAACCTCAAGACGGAATTCTATGATAGCATTGACCGGCACAGTCCTCGTCTCCTCGAGTTATTTGGATCCAAGAGAGGGAATGTTGGACAGACCAAT gaATCGATGATGATTCTTTTCGTGACCCAGACATTGGGATACTTCTTATTGAGCGTAAAGGTGCTGTGCTCACATCTTCCCAGCATCTCAGTCCAGCCTCGTTGA
- the LOC120808306 gene encoding uncharacterized protein LOC120808306 isoform X4, whose translation MQKRTPNGPLVKQKMDQMFVLRRKEVVESEPAISTMVFMECSRIVGKNLKTEFYDSIDRHSPRLLELFGSKRGNVGQTNESMMILFVTQTLGYFLLSVKVLCSHLPSISVQPR comes from the exons ATGCAGAAGAGAACACCAAACGGACCTCTTGTGAAACAGAAAATGGATCAGATGTTTGttctgagaagaaaagaggtaGTGGAGTCGGAACCTGCCATAAGCACGATG GTCTTCATGGAGTGCAGCAGGATTGTGGGCAAGAACCTCAAGACGGAATTCTATGATAGCATTGACCGGCACAGTCCTCGTCTCCTCGAGTTATTTGGATCCAAGAGAGGGAATGTTGGACAGACCAAT gaATCGATGATGATTCTTTTCGTGACCCAGACATTGGGATACTTCTTATTGAGCGTAAAGGTGCTGTGCTCACATCTTCCCAGCATCTCAGTCCAGCCTCGTTGA
- the LOC144382933 gene encoding uncharacterized protein LOC144382933 encodes MQVTIYPRWVPRTGVTECCSGSDQATDYDVLKTEIWSRNGITKFGMAQLFHSWTFQPDQPPRAQMLELVRITRKWLEPRRNTAPTVAEAVVVDRYLWALPYEAKRFLSQQALTTADLTVEAVEKYQATTEMLWDSRKESRSAALPRTEGTHPKVTNQASSGAPGGARNLLGPKTIHQERETRQCYRCGGVGHLSWQCGTQADKPMPTAESSSSPPVPRFASLIGLIDSPPDRPPTCPVTVNHQDVEALLDSGSRATLVPKDLVGPCDLTPGKSFLWPLRH; translated from the coding sequence ATGCAAGTAACTATTTATCCAAGATGGGTGCCACGGACGGGAGTCACTGAATGCTGTTCCGGATCTGACCAGGCAACTGACTACGACGTCCTGAAGACTGAGATCTGGAGCAGGAATGGCATCACCAAGTTTGGTATGGCCCAGCTCTTCCACAGCTGGACCTTCCAACCCGATCAACCTCCTCGTGCGCAGATGCTCGAGCTTGTCCGGATCACGCGGAAATGGCTGGAACCACGGAGGAATACGGCGCCTACAGTAGCAGAGGCTGTGGTGGTGGATAGATACTTGTGGGCCCTGCCTTATGAGGCGAAGCGGTTCCTCAGTCAACAGGCCTTGACCACGGCCGATCTAACTGTGGAAGCGGTGGAAAAATATCAAGCCACAACCGAGATGCTTTGGGACTCCAGAAAAGAATCCAGGAGCGCGGCCCTACCACGGACTGAAGGAACCCATCCCAAGGTTACCAACCAAGCCTCTTCAGGAGCCCCAGGGGGAGCCAGAAACCTGCTGGGTCCAAAGACAATACACCAGGAAAGGGAAACCCGACAGTGTTACCGGTGTGGGGGAGTGGGACACCTCTCCTGGCAGTGTGGGACGCAGGCGGACAAGCCTATGCCCACGGCTGAGTCATCCAGCTCACCACCCGTCCCCCGGTTTGCCTCACTCATAGGACTTATAGATTCCCCCCCAGATCGACCTCCCACCTGCCCGGTGACTGTGAATCACCAGGACGTGGAGGCTTTGCTAGATTCGGGCAGCCGGGCTACCCTGGTGCCAAAGGACCTGGTAGGTCCATGTGATTTGACCCCAGGAAAGTCCTTCCTGTGGCCATTGAGACACTAG